In one Nocardioides sp. NBC_00368 genomic region, the following are encoded:
- a CDS encoding MFS transporter → MTQSTRVPDERMARKAGIAAFVGTTIEWYDFYIYGTASALVFGPLFFSNAEPAVATLLSFATFAVGFLTRPLGGVVFGHLGDRIGRKRSLILTLLLMGVTTVGVGLLPTHAAIGAAAPVLLIILRLLQGLAVGGEWGGAVLIATEHTRADRGFLFGAFAQQGSPAGRILATLSFLAVTGLLPDDALLEWAWRLPFLASAALVVVGLVIRLSLEESPAMKELHERNEVVRVPVVELFRTNSRELTLGVFGILCVFVVVYARDTFALAWATTHLGFEKDSFLTIILIASVVQFFVQPFGAILATRWNPRTLVTVLLALEIPALALMFVLMGTGNWTLAMLGAVMATIPDVMFYAVMAGMLAQAFPARVRYTGISVTYGLSGALCGTTPMILQWLLDTSGSIVVPVAFGVVTTVISLVCSRALLGRGAAESEGAEDAASVPATR, encoded by the coding sequence ATGACCCAGTCAACGCGCGTCCCCGACGAACGGATGGCCCGCAAGGCGGGCATCGCCGCCTTCGTCGGCACCACGATCGAGTGGTACGACTTCTACATCTACGGCACCGCGTCCGCGCTGGTCTTCGGGCCGCTGTTCTTCAGCAACGCCGAGCCCGCCGTCGCGACCCTGCTCTCCTTCGCGACCTTCGCCGTCGGGTTCCTCACCCGGCCGCTCGGCGGGGTGGTCTTCGGCCACCTCGGCGACCGGATCGGCCGCAAGCGCTCGCTGATCCTGACCCTGCTGCTGATGGGTGTCACCACCGTCGGCGTGGGCCTGCTGCCGACGCACGCGGCCATCGGCGCCGCCGCACCGGTGCTGCTGATCATCCTCCGGCTGCTGCAGGGCCTGGCCGTCGGTGGCGAGTGGGGCGGCGCGGTGCTGATCGCGACCGAGCACACCCGCGCCGACCGCGGCTTCCTCTTCGGCGCCTTCGCCCAGCAGGGCTCCCCCGCCGGCCGGATCCTGGCCACCCTCAGCTTCCTCGCCGTGACCGGCCTGCTCCCCGACGACGCCCTGCTCGAGTGGGCCTGGCGGCTGCCGTTCCTGGCCTCCGCCGCGCTGGTCGTGGTCGGGCTCGTGATCAGGCTCAGCCTGGAGGAGTCCCCGGCGATGAAGGAGCTCCACGAGCGCAACGAGGTCGTACGCGTCCCGGTGGTCGAGCTGTTCCGCACCAACTCCCGCGAGCTGACCCTCGGCGTCTTCGGCATCCTGTGCGTCTTCGTGGTCGTCTACGCCCGCGACACCTTCGCGCTCGCCTGGGCGACCACCCACCTCGGCTTCGAGAAGGACTCCTTCCTCACCATCATCCTGATCGCCAGCGTCGTGCAGTTCTTCGTGCAGCCGTTCGGCGCGATCCTCGCCACCCGCTGGAACCCGCGCACCCTGGTCACCGTCCTGCTCGCCCTAGAGATCCCCGCTCTCGCGCTCATGTTCGTGCTGATGGGCACCGGCAACTGGACCCTCGCGATGCTCGGTGCGGTGATGGCCACGATCCCCGACGTGATGTTCTACGCCGTCATGGCCGGCATGCTCGCCCAGGCCTTCCCGGCCCGGGTCCGCTACACCGGCATCTCGGTGACGTACGGCCTCTCCGGGGCCCTGTGCGGGACCACGCCGATGATCCTGCAGTGGCTCCTGGACACCTCCGGCAGCATCGTGGTGCCGGTTGCCTTCGGTGTGGTGACCACGGTGATCTCCCTGGTCTGCTCCCGGGCGCTGCTCGGC